Proteins encoded in a region of the Nocardia asteroides genome:
- a CDS encoding aspartate carbamoyltransferase catalytic subunit has protein sequence MRHLLSVAALDRAAATELLDEAERFEQALLGREVHKLPTLRGRTVMTVFYENSTRTRVSFEVAGKWMSADVINVSASSSSVAKGESLRDTALTLHAAGADALIVRHPASGAAHQIARWMDEWAVAAGHNSGPAVVNAGDGTHEHPTQALLDALTLRQRLGDIEGKRVVIVGDILHSRVARSNVFLLATLGAEVVLVAPRTLMPVGVETWPARVSHHLDAELIGADAVLMLRVQAERMNGGFFPSAREYSITYGLSERRLALLEDHAVVLHPGPMLRGMEIASSVADSPKAAVLQQVTNGVHMRMAVLFRLLVGTQEAVA, from the coding sequence GTGAGGCATCTGCTGTCGGTCGCCGCGCTCGATCGCGCCGCCGCGACCGAACTGCTCGACGAGGCCGAACGGTTCGAACAGGCCCTGCTCGGCCGTGAGGTGCACAAGCTGCCCACGCTGCGCGGGCGCACCGTGATGACGGTCTTCTACGAGAACTCCACCCGGACCAGAGTGTCGTTCGAAGTCGCGGGCAAATGGATGAGCGCGGACGTGATCAACGTGAGCGCGAGCAGCTCGTCGGTCGCCAAGGGGGAGTCGCTGCGCGACACCGCGCTGACCTTGCACGCTGCCGGAGCCGACGCGCTGATCGTGCGGCACCCGGCCTCCGGCGCCGCACACCAGATCGCACGCTGGATGGACGAGTGGGCGGTCGCGGCAGGGCACAACTCCGGCCCGGCGGTCGTCAACGCGGGCGACGGGACGCACGAGCACCCGACTCAGGCCCTGTTGGACGCGCTGACCCTCCGGCAGCGGCTCGGCGACATCGAGGGCAAGCGCGTCGTGATCGTCGGCGACATCCTGCACAGCCGGGTAGCGCGGTCCAATGTCTTCCTGCTGGCCACCCTCGGCGCGGAAGTCGTGCTGGTCGCGCCCCGCACACTCATGCCGGTCGGCGTCGAGACCTGGCCGGCCCGCGTGTCACATCATCTGGACGCCGAACTGATCGGCGCCGACGCAGTGCTGATGCTGCGTGTGCAAGCCGAGCGGATGAACGGCGGGTTCTTCCCGTCGGCCCGCGAGTACTCGATCACCTATGGACTGTCCGAGCGTAGGTTGGCCCTGCTGGAGGACCACGCCGTCGTGCTGCACCCCGGCCCGATGCTGCGCGGCATGGAGATCGCGTCCTCGGTCGCGGACTCCCCGAAAGCCGCGGTGCTGCAACAGGTCACCAACGGTGTGCACATGCGCATGGCGGTCCTGTTCCGCCTGCTCGTCGGCACACAGGAGGCAGTGGCATGA
- the pyrR gene encoding bifunctional pyr operon transcriptional regulator/uracil phosphoribosyltransferase PyrR has product MAVGRELLSASDVGRTIARIAHQIIEKTALDAGEPDAPRVVLIGIPTRGTTLAARLTEKIEEFSGVRPALGSLDITLYRDDLRSRPHRPLERTSVPDGGIDDALVVLVDDVLFSGRTVRSALDGLRDLGRPRAVQLAVLIDRGHRELPIRADYVGKNVPTSRSEDISVLLTEHDGRDGVYLHQEEA; this is encoded by the coding sequence GTGGCGGTGGGGCGGGAGCTGTTGTCGGCTTCGGATGTCGGGCGGACCATCGCGCGCATCGCGCACCAGATCATCGAGAAGACCGCGTTGGACGCGGGAGAGCCGGACGCGCCGCGCGTAGTACTGATCGGCATTCCCACCCGTGGCACCACCTTGGCCGCGCGGCTCACCGAGAAGATCGAGGAATTCTCCGGCGTCCGCCCGGCTCTGGGCTCGCTCGACATCACCCTCTACCGCGACGATCTGCGTAGCCGGCCGCACCGGCCGCTGGAACGCACCTCCGTCCCGGACGGCGGCATCGATGACGCGCTGGTGGTTCTCGTCGACGACGTCCTGTTCTCCGGTCGTACCGTCCGCTCCGCGCTCGACGGCCTGCGTGATCTGGGCCGCCCCCGCGCGGTGCAGCTGGCGGTGCTCATCGACCGCGGCCATCGCGAACTGCCGATCCGCGCCGACTATGTGGGCAAGAACGTGCCGACCAGCCGATCCGAGGACATCTCGGTGCTGCTGACCGAACACGACGGCCGCGACGGCGTCTACCTGCACCAGGAGGAGGCGTGA
- a CDS encoding IS110 family transposase: MFVGWDWGNAAHDVTVINDAGGRVDRLRIPHTEDGIARALAELARHGDRTDLPVAIETTRGLVVDRLLAAGHPVIAIHPNAFHAARPRWGAARAKNDPGDAFKLADFARTDIHRLPRLVPTLPETLELQALTRQRGDQLGLRIAAANQLAALLDAHWPGGKTVFAQLHSPITLEFLDRYPTPQSAAGLTPARLEQFCKRRGYSGRRSGSELLARLRGAPVAATRLGQAVVAQLVRAQVAVVRALQAGIDALETIITEAVTAHPYARLLGDLPRVGTLNLAQIIGEVGPILERTTSFDQLAAETGVAPVTRASGKTHTVAFRHATNRHARQALHVWFDNSRRAHAWAAQRYAAARARGQRHPHALRTLGRAWLRVIWACWRTKTAYNPTRHQPEKQPTAA, from the coding sequence TTGTTCGTCGGCTGGGACTGGGGAAACGCTGCCCACGACGTGACCGTGATCAACGACGCCGGGGGCCGGGTCGACCGGCTGAGGATCCCTCATACCGAGGACGGCATCGCCCGGGCGCTGGCCGAACTGGCTCGTCACGGCGACCGTACCGATCTGCCGGTGGCGATCGAGACCACCCGCGGCTTGGTCGTGGACCGCCTGCTCGCCGCCGGTCACCCGGTGATCGCGATACACCCCAACGCATTCCATGCCGCCCGGCCACGCTGGGGCGCAGCGCGGGCGAAGAACGATCCCGGCGACGCGTTCAAGCTGGCGGACTTCGCGCGCACCGACATCCACCGCCTGCCGCGGCTGGTGCCGACACTGCCGGAAACTCTCGAGCTGCAGGCACTGACCCGCCAGCGCGGCGACCAGCTGGGTCTGCGTATCGCGGCTGCCAACCAGCTCGCCGCCCTGCTCGATGCGCACTGGCCCGGGGGCAAAACCGTTTTCGCGCAACTGCATTCGCCGATCACGCTGGAGTTCCTCGACCGCTACCCGACCCCGCAGAGCGCCGCCGGGCTCACCCCGGCCCGCCTCGAGCAGTTCTGCAAACGCCGAGGCTACAGTGGCCGCCGCAGCGGAAGCGAGCTGCTGGCCCGACTGCGTGGGGCGCCGGTGGCCGCCACCCGCCTCGGGCAGGCCGTGGTGGCGCAGTTGGTCCGCGCCCAGGTCGCGGTCGTGCGGGCACTGCAGGCCGGCATCGACGCCCTCGAAACGATCATCACCGAGGCCGTCACCGCACACCCCTACGCCCGGTTGCTCGGCGATCTGCCACGCGTGGGCACCCTGAACCTGGCCCAGATCATCGGTGAGGTCGGCCCGATCCTCGAGCGCACCACCAGCTTCGATCAACTGGCCGCGGAGACCGGTGTCGCCCCGGTCACCCGCGCCTCTGGCAAGACCCATACCGTCGCGTTCCGGCACGCCACCAACCGACACGCCCGCCAAGCCCTGCACGTCTGGTTCGACAACAGCCGCCGCGCCCACGCCTGGGCCGCGCAGCGCTACGCCGCGGCCCGTGCACGCGGGCAACGCCACCCACACGCCCTGCGCACCCTCGGCCGCGCTTGGCTGCGCGTCATCTGGGCCTGCTGGCGCACCAAAACCGCCTACAACCCCACCCGCCACCAACCGGAAAAACAACCGACCGCCGCATAG
- a CDS encoding HD domain-containing protein has protein sequence MSNPGAGVLAVMPLHTISEVYGVAGLQERLLLEIAELPDTPRLTAALDLAADLHRDDRYGREPYLSHLLRVTIRIISHYEVKDPDVVAAGLLHDSVEDHAAELAADRPGPTVDAALGALTDRFGERVADLVAAVTNPEPDPARDRQAQYREHVATNLDRHPWARVIKLSDFTDNGVGILYATGPAMGKLAAKYRPLTAVYRDLVTRPDTPLADHVRQHILDQLDRADERFEAILSRD, from the coding sequence ATGAGCAATCCAGGGGCGGGGGTCTTGGCCGTGATGCCGCTGCACACGATCAGCGAAGTCTACGGCGTGGCCGGGCTGCAGGAACGATTACTGCTGGAAATCGCCGAGCTGCCCGACACGCCGCGCTTGACCGCGGCGCTGGATCTCGCGGCCGACCTGCATCGTGACGATCGTTACGGCCGCGAGCCGTACCTCAGTCATCTACTGCGCGTGACGATTCGGATCATCAGCCACTACGAGGTCAAGGACCCGGACGTGGTCGCGGCGGGCCTGCTGCACGACTCGGTCGAGGACCACGCCGCCGAGCTGGCCGCCGACCGCCCCGGCCCGACCGTCGACGCCGCTCTCGGCGCGCTCACCGACCGGTTCGGTGAACGAGTGGCCGATCTCGTCGCAGCGGTGACCAATCCCGAACCGGATCCGGCGCGCGACCGGCAGGCACAGTACCGCGAGCACGTCGCGACCAACCTGGACCGGCACCCATGGGCCCGGGTGATCAAGCTCTCCGACTTCACCGACAACGGCGTAGGCATCCTTTACGCCACCGGTCCCGCAATGGGCAAACTCGCCGCCAAATACCGTCCGCTCACCGCCGTGTACCGCGACCTGGTCACCCGGCCGGACACGCCGCTGGCCGACCACGTCCGGCAGCACATTCTCGATCAGCTCGACCGCGCGGACGAGCGGTTCGAGGCGATCCTGTCGCGCGACTGA
- a CDS encoding TetR/AcrR family transcriptional regulator translates to MGEERPRERADAARNRQAILDATFALLAEHGAEAITMDRVAAAAGVGKGTIFHRFGSRAGLLHEMVAQSALTLMDAITSGPPPLGPGAPADARLIAYFDAMARLVIDNSELMAVYRTEPPHPRTAEFHAFWDNHITTLLREARPGLDAEVVGRLLLGALSAELVSSMVRAGRTDRLLAAVRELVESVLRAP, encoded by the coding sequence ATGGGCGAGGAACGGCCCAGGGAACGGGCGGACGCGGCACGTAACCGGCAGGCGATCCTGGATGCCACCTTCGCGCTGCTCGCCGAGCACGGCGCCGAGGCGATCACGATGGATCGCGTCGCGGCCGCCGCCGGAGTGGGTAAGGGCACGATCTTCCATCGCTTCGGCAGCCGCGCCGGGCTCTTGCACGAGATGGTGGCGCAGAGCGCGCTGACGCTCATGGACGCGATCACCAGCGGCCCGCCGCCGCTCGGCCCCGGCGCGCCCGCCGATGCGCGCCTGATCGCCTACTTCGACGCGATGGCCCGGCTGGTGATCGACAACTCCGAGCTGATGGCCGTTTATCGCACCGAGCCGCCGCATCCGCGGACCGCCGAGTTCCACGCGTTCTGGGACAACCACATCACCACGTTGCTGCGCGAAGCCCGCCCTGGCCTGGATGCCGAAGTGGTCGGGCGGCTGCTGCTGGGGGCGCTGAGCGCCGAGTTGGTGTCGAGCATGGTGCGGGCGGGTCGGACCGACCGGTTGCTGGCGGCGGTGCGCGAGCTGGTCGAGTCGGTGCTGCGCGCGCCGTGA
- a CDS encoding zinc-binding dehydrogenase produces MTAQGSPDVLVAQEVPTPRAAADEVVIRAEAIPVLFPETKLRSGEFPIGAPLPLVFGFQAAGVVTEVGTHVDPALTGRRVVVSTNGSGAYAEFIAAAADSVTLIPDGLSSVDAAAVLMNGSVAIPLLETAALTGAETVLIEAAATGVGSALTQLAKEFGAGRVIGTAGGPDKAAHARELGADEVIDHNDPAWTTRLREALGGATVDVVFDSIGGDSSSGLLDLMTPLRGRLLGYGWLSGEPARITATDLIMRGLTFTGCAGPAWSNRVAQAGSTVLARAAAGGLDALVEAVLPLDQASHAHRLLEDRAPLGKIVLSPCPIMS; encoded by the coding sequence ATGACGGCACAGGGCAGCCCGGACGTGCTGGTGGCCCAGGAGGTCCCGACGCCGCGGGCGGCGGCGGACGAGGTGGTGATCCGCGCCGAGGCGATTCCGGTGCTGTTCCCGGAGACCAAACTGCGTTCCGGCGAGTTCCCGATCGGTGCGCCGCTGCCGCTGGTCTTCGGTTTCCAGGCCGCGGGAGTCGTCACCGAGGTCGGCACGCATGTCGATCCGGCGCTGACCGGGCGACGTGTCGTCGTGTCCACCAATGGTTCCGGCGCCTACGCCGAATTCATCGCCGCTGCGGCTGATTCCGTGACGCTCATCCCGGACGGCCTGTCCTCGGTGGACGCGGCGGCGGTACTGATGAACGGTTCGGTGGCGATCCCATTGCTGGAGACCGCCGCGCTGACCGGGGCCGAGACCGTCCTGATCGAGGCGGCCGCCACCGGCGTCGGCAGCGCCCTGACCCAGCTCGCCAAAGAATTCGGGGCGGGTCGCGTCATCGGCACGGCCGGTGGTCCCGACAAGGCCGCCCATGCCCGCGAGCTGGGAGCCGACGAGGTGATCGACCACAACGACCCGGCGTGGACCACGCGGTTGCGCGAGGCACTCGGCGGCGCAACGGTGGACGTGGTGTTCGACTCGATAGGTGGTGACAGCTCGTCGGGCCTGCTCGATCTCATGACGCCGTTGCGCGGTCGGCTGCTCGGTTACGGGTGGTTGTCCGGAGAACCCGCGCGGATAACGGCGACCGACCTGATCATGCGTGGACTCACCTTCACCGGCTGCGCGGGACCGGCCTGGTCGAACCGAGTCGCCCAGGCGGGTAGCACCGTTCTGGCCCGAGCAGCGGCGGGTGGGCTCGACGCGCTGGTCGAGGCGGTGCTGCCGCTGGACCAGGCGAGCCACGCGCACCGGCTGCTGGAGGATCGGGCGCCGCTGGGCAAAATAGTGCTGAGCCCATGTCCGATCATGTCGTGA
- a CDS encoding DUF4334 domain-containing protein, with protein sequence MAANELTMTDVHTAQEAWALFDRLPAARVEEITTGRWRGEELPTGHPMDGVLVASGWYGKQFDGPDSVHPLLFTSGGTVFPIDPRRVPLSLAGKVPLPGVRAVRKMLPVVRPALRTNKPTARLREIEYRGVTSAAMVYDHLPIIDHFRRADEHTLLGVMDLRGMTEPYFFVLHRDIG encoded by the coding sequence ATGGCCGCGAACGAGCTGACCATGACGGATGTCCACACCGCGCAGGAGGCGTGGGCTCTGTTCGACCGCCTCCCCGCAGCGCGGGTCGAGGAGATCACGACGGGCCGCTGGCGGGGCGAGGAACTGCCCACCGGGCACCCGATGGATGGCGTCCTGGTGGCTTCGGGCTGGTACGGCAAGCAGTTCGACGGCCCGGACAGTGTGCATCCGCTGCTGTTCACCTCGGGCGGCACGGTATTTCCGATCGACCCGCGCCGGGTCCCTCTTTCGCTGGCGGGGAAGGTGCCGCTGCCCGGAGTGCGTGCCGTGCGCAAGATGCTGCCGGTCGTGCGCCCCGCGCTGCGCACGAACAAGCCCACGGCGCGTCTGCGCGAGATCGAATACCGCGGCGTGACCAGTGCCGCGATGGTCTACGACCACCTGCCGATCATCGATCACTTCCGGCGCGCCGACGAGCACACCTTGCTCGGCGTGATGGACCTGCGCGGCATGACCGAACCGTACTTCTTCGTGCTGCACAGGGATATCGGCTGA
- a CDS encoding dihydroorotase: MSANTTVLIKGALLYGEGEPVDVLVADGEIRRIGADLDVVDAEIIDAQGQILLPGFVDLHTHLREPGREDTETIESGSAAAALGGYTAVFAMANTSPVADSVVVTDHVWRRGREVGLVDVYPVGAVTVGLEGKQLAEMGTMAAGVGAVRMFSDDGHCVYDPLIMRRALEYANSLGVLIAQHAEEPRLTKGAIAHEGPTAARLGLAGWPRAAEESIVARDALLARDAGARVHICHASTVGTVELVKWAKSQGIAITAEVTPHHLLLDDSRLETYDAVNKVNPPLREASDAAALRQALAEGIIDCVATDHAPHAEQDKCCEFAAARPGMLGLETALSIIVRTMVEPGLLDWRGVARVMSERPAAIVGLDEHGRPLEVGEPANLTLVDPKASWTVRGTELASIANNTPFEAMTFPARVTATLLRGRVTARDGKALGNRAEA; encoded by the coding sequence ATGAGTGCGAACACGACCGTTCTGATCAAGGGCGCGCTGCTGTACGGCGAAGGCGAGCCGGTCGACGTGCTCGTCGCCGACGGCGAGATCCGCCGGATCGGCGCCGATCTCGACGTGGTCGACGCCGAGATCATCGACGCGCAGGGGCAGATTCTGCTGCCCGGCTTCGTCGACCTGCACACCCATCTGCGTGAGCCGGGCCGGGAGGACACCGAGACCATCGAGTCCGGATCCGCCGCGGCCGCGCTCGGCGGCTACACTGCGGTGTTCGCGATGGCCAACACCAGCCCGGTCGCCGACTCGGTGGTCGTCACCGACCACGTATGGCGCCGCGGCCGGGAGGTCGGCCTGGTCGATGTGTACCCGGTCGGCGCGGTCACCGTCGGTCTGGAAGGCAAGCAACTCGCCGAGATGGGGACGATGGCGGCGGGCGTCGGCGCGGTGCGCATGTTCTCCGACGACGGTCACTGCGTCTACGACCCGCTGATCATGCGCCGCGCCCTGGAGTACGCCAACTCGCTCGGCGTCCTGATCGCCCAGCATGCCGAGGAGCCGCGACTGACCAAGGGCGCGATCGCGCACGAGGGGCCGACCGCTGCCCGGCTGGGCTTGGCCGGCTGGCCGCGCGCGGCGGAGGAGTCCATCGTGGCGCGTGACGCTCTGCTGGCGCGCGACGCGGGCGCCCGGGTGCACATCTGCCACGCTTCCACCGTGGGCACCGTGGAGCTGGTGAAATGGGCGAAGTCGCAGGGCATCGCCATCACCGCCGAGGTCACCCCGCACCACCTGCTGCTGGACGACTCCCGGCTGGAGACCTACGACGCGGTCAACAAGGTCAACCCGCCGCTGCGCGAGGCGTCCGATGCCGCGGCGCTGCGGCAAGCGCTGGCGGAGGGGATCATCGACTGCGTCGCCACCGACCACGCTCCCCACGCGGAGCAGGACAAGTGCTGCGAGTTCGCCGCGGCCCGGCCCGGCATGCTCGGCCTGGAGACAGCGCTGTCGATCATCGTGCGGACCATGGTCGAACCCGGGCTGCTGGACTGGCGCGGCGTCGCCCGCGTCATGAGTGAGCGTCCGGCGGCGATCGTCGGCTTGGACGAGCACGGCAGGCCGCTCGAGGTCGGCGAGCCGGCGAATTTGACGCTGGTCGACCCGAAGGCGAGCTGGACGGTGCGCGGAACGGAACTGGCCAGCATCGCGAACAACACGCCGTTCGAGGCGATGACCTTCCCGGCGCGGGTGACGGCGACGTTGCTGCGCGGCCGGGTCACCGCCCGCGACGGCAAGGCGCTGGGCAACCGGGCGGAGGCGTAG
- a CDS encoding SgcJ/EcaC family oxidoreductase, giving the protein MSTTASTPPLVEDTTVDHTDDIAAIRQIVANAEAGFNANDAALLSADFTANAAVVNAMGTLITGFEALLDANRRGLAGFLKDQYARYEIADITFLRPDVAIAHKRAWATTADGELLDNDHAMIALYVLVKQGDRWYTAARQNTLVPAAE; this is encoded by the coding sequence ATGAGTACGACAGCTTCCACACCGCCCCTGGTCGAGGACACAACGGTCGACCACACCGACGACATCGCCGCGATCCGGCAGATCGTGGCCAACGCCGAGGCGGGCTTCAACGCCAACGACGCCGCGCTGCTGTCCGCCGATTTCACCGCCAACGCCGCCGTCGTCAACGCGATGGGCACGCTGATCACCGGATTCGAGGCGCTGCTCGACGCGAACCGCCGAGGTCTGGCGGGATTCCTGAAAGACCAGTACGCGCGCTACGAGATCGCCGACATCACGTTTCTACGACCGGACGTCGCGATCGCGCACAAGCGGGCATGGGCGACGACGGCCGACGGAGAACTGCTCGACAACGACCACGCCATGATCGCGCTCTACGTGCTCGTCAAGCAGGGCGATCGCTGGTACACCGCCGCCCGGCAGAACACTTTGGTGCCCGCAGCCGAATAA
- a CDS encoding alpha-ketoglutarate-dependent dioxygenase AlkB, protein MSTPLQGSLLDGFGDTEFAPLRDARRTVLDHGAWVDLLPGWLSGADALFDRLVTRVPWKAERRPMYDRVVDVPRLLRFYAEHEPLPDPALADARAALSDHYRHELGEPFRTAGLCYYRDGRDSVAWHGDNIGRGATHDTMVAIVSVGAPRALLLRPRGGGASIKYVVGHGDLLVMGGSCQRTWEHAIPKTRKPTGPRISIQYRPRGVR, encoded by the coding sequence ATGTCCACACCGCTCCAGGGATCGCTGCTCGACGGATTCGGTGATACCGAATTCGCGCCGCTTCGCGATGCGCGCCGGACGGTGCTCGACCACGGAGCCTGGGTGGATCTGCTGCCCGGTTGGCTTTCGGGCGCGGACGCGCTGTTCGACCGACTGGTCACCCGTGTGCCTTGGAAGGCGGAGCGCAGGCCGATGTACGACCGCGTGGTCGACGTGCCCCGGCTACTGCGGTTCTACGCGGAGCACGAACCACTGCCGGATCCGGCCCTGGCCGACGCCCGCGCGGCGCTGAGCGACCACTATCGTCACGAGCTCGGCGAACCGTTCCGCACCGCAGGCCTGTGCTATTACCGGGACGGGCGCGACAGCGTCGCCTGGCACGGCGACAACATCGGCCGCGGCGCCACCCACGACACGATGGTCGCGATCGTGTCGGTCGGGGCGCCGAGGGCGCTGCTGCTACGCCCCCGTGGTGGTGGGGCGAGCATCAAATACGTTGTGGGCCATGGCGATCTGCTGGTCATGGGCGGCTCCTGCCAGCGCACATGGGAGCACGCGATACCGAAGACACGCAAACCCACCGGCCCACGGATCAGCATCCAGTACCGCCCGCGCGGCGTCCGCTGA
- a CDS encoding FAD-dependent oxidoreductase produces the protein MERTTCLVVGGGPAGMVLGLLLARAGVEVTVLEKHKDFLRDFRGDTVHPTTLDLLDELGLGAEFAKLNARKVDQVQLPIAGGLQTLATLKNLPGKHKYVAMVPQWDLLDLLARAAQAESTFRLRMNTEATDLIWVDGRVGGVVYRSADGTTGSMEADLTVACDGRGSLLRRAAGLPTREWPTPMDVWWFRLPRTGIDPAGALPIVTARRVAVLLDRGDYWQCATLIAKGADESARRGPVEDIMRGLAEAAPWLHDRVDALTSWDEVKLLEVELDRLTKWYTNGLLCLGDAAHAMSPAGGVGINLAVQDAVAAARILAPRLLSGTLGTRDLAKVQRRRRFPTVVTQGIQRLLHARAIAPALDGRIDIARAPRAPLPIRALRRIPVLRSVPPFLLARGVLPEHAPYFARR, from the coding sequence ATGGAACGCACGACATGCCTGGTGGTTGGTGGCGGGCCGGCCGGAATGGTGCTCGGGCTGCTGCTCGCGCGAGCCGGTGTCGAGGTCACGGTGCTGGAGAAACACAAGGACTTCCTTCGCGACTTCCGCGGCGACACCGTGCATCCCACCACCCTCGACCTGCTCGACGAACTGGGCCTCGGCGCGGAATTCGCGAAACTGAACGCGCGCAAGGTGGATCAGGTACAACTGCCGATAGCCGGGGGCTTGCAGACCCTGGCGACGCTGAAGAACCTGCCCGGCAAGCACAAGTACGTCGCCATGGTCCCGCAGTGGGACCTGCTGGACCTGCTAGCGCGTGCCGCGCAAGCCGAGTCGACCTTCCGGCTGCGGATGAACACCGAAGCCACCGACTTGATCTGGGTCGACGGCAGGGTCGGCGGCGTGGTCTACCGCAGCGCCGACGGTACGACCGGTTCGATGGAAGCCGACCTCACCGTCGCCTGCGACGGACGCGGCTCGCTGCTGCGCCGCGCCGCGGGACTGCCGACCCGCGAATGGCCCACGCCGATGGACGTCTGGTGGTTTCGCCTGCCACGCACCGGGATCGACCCGGCGGGCGCGCTGCCCATCGTCACCGCCCGGCGGGTCGCGGTCCTGCTCGACCGCGGCGACTACTGGCAGTGCGCGACCCTGATCGCCAAGGGTGCCGACGAATCCGCCCGCCGCGGGCCGGTCGAGGACATCATGCGCGGCCTGGCCGAGGCCGCGCCCTGGCTGCACGACCGGGTCGACGCCCTGACCAGCTGGGACGAGGTCAAGCTGCTCGAGGTCGAACTCGACCGGCTGACCAAGTGGTACACCAACGGTCTGCTCTGTCTCGGCGACGCCGCCCACGCCATGTCCCCGGCCGGTGGCGTCGGCATCAACCTGGCCGTCCAGGACGCCGTCGCCGCGGCCCGAATTCTGGCCCCGCGGCTGCTTTCGGGCACGCTCGGTACCAGGGACCTGGCGAAGGTCCAGCGGCGGCGCAGATTTCCGACCGTCGTGACGCAGGGCATACAGCGGCTGCTGCACGCCAGGGCCATAGCTCCCGCTCTCGACGGACGAATCGACATCGCACGTGCTCCCCGAGCACCGCTGCCGATCCGCGCCCTGCGCCGGATCCCGGTCCTGCGCAGCGTCCCGCCGTTCTTGCTCGCCCGCGGCGTCTTGCCGGAGCACGCTCCATACTTCGCCCGGCGGTAG
- a CDS encoding transporter — MERTLWVVGLLVLFVACLWLMYRGWRNRAARQAERIGTLPAVPAELGAQVLEPTTGLYLGSTIAPSWQDRITVGDLGFRATAELTRFERGILLERDGATVIWIPQESITAVRTERGHAGKVMTEDGVLVIRWKLPTGTEIDTGFRGDDKSVYPAWRGLTAADQSGTMTGDDEG, encoded by the coding sequence GTGGAGAGAACGCTGTGGGTCGTCGGGCTGCTGGTCCTGTTCGTGGCCTGCCTCTGGCTGATGTACCGGGGCTGGCGCAACCGCGCCGCGCGTCAGGCTGAGCGCATCGGCACGTTGCCTGCCGTGCCTGCCGAACTCGGCGCGCAGGTGCTGGAGCCGACCACCGGCCTTTACCTGGGCAGCACGATCGCGCCCAGCTGGCAGGACCGGATCACGGTCGGTGACCTGGGTTTCCGGGCCACCGCGGAACTCACGCGGTTCGAACGGGGGATTCTGCTCGAACGCGACGGCGCGACCGTGATCTGGATTCCACAGGAATCCATCACCGCGGTGCGCACCGAACGCGGACACGCGGGCAAAGTGATGACGGAAGATGGTGTGCTGGTCATTCGCTGGAAGCTGCCGACCGGAACCGAGATCGATACGGGTTTCCGCGGCGACGACAAGTCGGTCTACCCGGCTTGGCGCGGGCTTACCGCGGCGGATCAGAGCGGGACGATGACGGGAGATGACGAGGGATGA